From Brienomyrus brachyistius isolate T26 chromosome 21, BBRACH_0.4, whole genome shotgun sequence, the proteins below share one genomic window:
- the LOC125716633 gene encoding protein FAM102B-like, whose product MAFIMMKKKKFKFKVDLELDELSAVPIVNGVLFCKVRLIDGGFSDESSREMVQANCVRWRKKFSFLCKMSAGASTGVLDPCVFRVSIRKELKGGKTYAKLGFADLNLAEFAGSGNTTRRCLLEGYDTKHMRQDNSILKVIISTQLMSGDPCFKTPPSTAMYVGIQEGECLLKDRKGGETLKQFVDTPLKSASVPDELGMCGHSRTSSYASQQSKVSGYSTDHSRSSSMSELTHRRNTSVGSASTGIGSIPEPSDEREPRAGPQLSVGTPIKSTSSSERLNRHPMKQDSMESQLKRVDATRVDADDIVEKILQSQDFSHDLLDSSAEEEGLRLFVGPGGSTAFGSHHTRVGAGAYEQVVIKR is encoded by the exons ATGGCTTTCATCATGATGAAGAAAAAGAAGTTTAAGTTTAAAGTAGATTTGGAGTTGGACGAACTGTCGGCCGTTCCCATTGTGAACGGTGTCCTTTTTTGTAAAGTCAGGCTTATAGACGGTGGATTTTCAGACGAATCATCTCG GGAGATGGTTCAGGCCAACTGTGTACGGTGGAGGAAGAAGTTCTCCTTCCTGTGTAAGATGAGTGCCGGCGCCAGCACAGGCGTGCTGGACCCATGCGTGTTCAGAGTGTCCATACGCAAG GAACTGAAGGGTGGAAAGACGTATGCAAAG CTTGGGTTTGCTGACCTTAATCTGGCTGAGTTTGCTGGCTCCGGAAACACCACTCGCAGGTGTTTGCTGGAAGGCTATGATACCAAGCACATGCGGCAGGATAATTCTATACTGAAG GTGATCATCAGTACGCAACTGATGTCCGGTGACCCGTGCTTTAAAAC CCCCCCCTCCACAGCCATGTATGTGGGAATCCAAGAGGGGGAATGCCTGCTCAAGGACAGGAAGGGAGGAGAGACACTCAAGCAATTCGTAG ACACCCCACTGAAGAGTGCCTCCGTTCCTGACGAGCTTGGCATGTGTGGACATTCCAGGACCTCCAGCTACGCCAGCCAGCAATCTAAAGTGTCGG GGTACAGCACGGATCACTCGCGCTCCTCCAGCATGTCGGAGCTCACGCACCGGAGGAACACTTCAGTGGGCAGTGCCTCCACTGGAATCGGCAGCATACCTGAGCCCAGTGACGAACGGGAGCCCCGGGCAGGCCCCCAGCTCAGTGTCGGCACGCCCATCAAGAGCACCTCGTCCAGCGAGCGCCTTAACAG GCATCCAATGAAACAGGATTCCATGGAGTCCCAACTAAAGCGGGTTGATGCCACCAGGGTGGACGCAGATGACATTGTGGAAAAAATACTGCAGAGCCAGGATTTCAGCCATGACTTGCTGGACTCCAGTGCCGAAG AGGAAGGTCTCCGCTTGTTTGTTGGCCCAGGAGGAAGCACTGCTTTTGGGAGCCATCATACCAG GGTTGGTGCCGGAGCGTACGAGCAGGTTGTGATAAAGCGGTAG